Within Pseudomonas alloputida, the genomic segment GTGCGGGCGCAGGGCCTCGAGTACTTTTTCAAGTGCATCCGGCGTGTGTGCATAGTCGACCACCACCAGCGGCTTGTCGCCGCCACCCAGGCGCTGCATGCGGCCTACCGGCCCCTGCAGTTGCGGCGTGACCTTGAGGATCTCGTCCAGCGCATAGTCCAGCGCCAGCAGGGTCGCCACAGCGGCAAGCATGTTGCTCAGGTTGAAGCGGCCCAGCAGTTGGCTGCGCAAGATACGCTCACCTTGGGCGGTGACGAGGGTGGCGCGCACGCCATCGTCACTGAATACGGCTTCGCGGCAGAACAACGAGGCTTCTGGGCTTTCCAGGCTGTAGCTCAGCAGCCGGGTTTCGATATGGTCGACACTTGGGCGACGCGCGAAGTCGGCCGCCAGACGACGACCAAAGTCATCATCCAGGTTGACCACCTGGCAACGCAGGCTCGGCCAGGCGAACAGCTTGGCCTTGGCGGCCTCATAGGCTTCCATGCTGCCGTGATAGTCGAGGTGGTCGCGGGACAGGTTGGTCATCACCGCGATGTCGAATTCCAGTGCGGCAACCCGGCCTTGCTCCAGGGCATGGGAAGACACTTCCATGGCCACGGCCCTGGCGCCGCCTTTCTTGAGGTCGTTGAGGGTCGATTGCACGGCAATCGGGTCGGGCGTGGTCAGGCGGCCGCTCTGCAACTCGCCGTAGAAACCGGTACCCAGGGTGCCAATCAGGCCGCAGCGCTGGCCAAGCAGGTCGAGCGCCTGGGCGACCAGTTGGGTAACACTTGTCTTGCCGTTGGTGCCGGTCACACCGACCAGATTCAACTGGCGGCTCGGTTCACCGTAGAAGCGCCCGGCGATATCTGACAGCTGAGCGATCAGGCCTTTGACCGGAATCAGGGGCACATCGGTCAGCGGCAGCACGTTGGCGCCCTGCTCTTCATAGGCCACGGCAGCAGCACCACGGGCCAGGGCATCGGCGATATGCTCGCGACCATCGACCTTGGCACCCGGCACCGCCAGGAACAAGTCACCTGGGCGCACACTACGGCTGTCCAGGGTCAGCTCGCGAATCAACGGATCACGGCTGGCATGGGCGAAAAGTTTGCTTAATGGCATTGTCATCATCCACGCCCTCCCTTGGCGGCTGCTGCATTGACTTGTGATGGCACGGCTGGTGCTGGTGCAGGTGGCGGCAGGTTGTCTGGCGGCACGTTCATCAGGCGCAGGGTGCCGGACATGACGTTGCTGAATACGGGCGCCGAAACCAGGCCACCGAAGTAACCACCCTTTCTTGGCTCGTCGATGACCACGACGATGGCGTAGCGCGGGTCGCTCATAGGCCCGAAGCCGGCGAACAGCGAGCGGTAGGCGTTTTCGGTGTATCCCTTGGCACCCACGGTGGCCTTACGCGCGGTGCCGGACTTGCCGGCCACGTGATAGAACGGCACCTGGGCTCGGAAGACGCCACGCGGCGCTTCGATCACCTGCTGCAGCATGCCCTGAACGGTTTCGGCAACTTCCTTCGGAATGGCCTGCACGGCTTCCGGCGTCTTGTCGACCTTGATGATCGACAGCGGCACCATCTTGCCGTCGTTGGCCAGCGCCGCGTAGGCATGCACCAGCTGCAGGGCGGTCACCGATACGCCGTAGCCATAGGACAGGGTGGCGGTCTCGGCCTTGCGCCACTCACGATGGTTGGGCAGGTTGCCGACACGTTCGCCCGGGAAGCCAAGGCCGGTGTACTGGCCCAGGCCGACCTGGGACATGACCCGGTAGATGGCCTCGCCGCCGATGTCGAAGGCGATCTTGCTCATGCCAACGTTACTGGAGTTGATCAGGATGCCGGTCAAATCAAGAATCGGGCCCTCGCTGCGCGACACGTCCTTGATGGTGTAGCGGCCGATCTGCAGGCTGCCAGGGTACACCTCGACCTTGTCGGTCGGCTTCCAGCGGCCACTCTGCAGCGCCGCACTCATGGAGATCGGCTTGACCGTGGAGCCCGGCTCGAACACGTCGATGATCGCCCGGTTACGCATGGCCGCCGGGAACATGCTACGTCGGTTGTTGGGGTTGTAGGTCGGTTGGTTGACCATGGCCAGGACCTCACCGGTCTTGACATCCATGATCACCAGGCTGCCGGCCTTGGCGTCCTGTTCGGCAATGGCGTTGCGCAACTCGCGGGTAGCCAGGTACTGCAGGCGCAGGTCTATCGACAACGCCAAGGTCTTCCCGGCCTTGGCGTTCTTGGTTACCTGAATGTCCTTGATCAGCCGACCGCGCCGGTCCTTGATCACCTGGCGCTTGCCGGGCACGCCGGCCAGCCACTCTTCATAGGCCAGCTCCACCCCTTCACGACCGTGGTCGTCGAGGTCGGTAAAGCCGACCATGTGCGCAGTCACATCACCGGCCGGATAGAAGCGGCGGAATTCTTCCAGTCCGTACACACCAGGCACTTTGAGGTCGAGCACGTGCTGGCCCTGCTCGGGGGTCAGCCCCCGGACCAGGTAGATGAACTCTTTGTTGGCCTGCTGGGTCAGGCGCTCGATCAACTGCTGCGGGTTCTGCCCCAGCGCAGCGGCCAATTGCGGCCAGCGCTCCTTGGAGGCCTGCATCTCTTTGGGGTTGGCCCACAACGTGGTGACCGGGGTACTCACGGCCAACGGCTCACCGTTGCGGTCGGTGATCAAGCCGCGGTGCGCCGGGATGGGGATGTGACGCAGGCTGCGTGCATCGCCCTGGCCCTTGAGGAAGTCACGGTCAACCACCTGGAGGTCGATGATGCGCCAGCAAATGGCGCCGACCATGATCGCCAGCAAGCCGATCACTACGCGGAAGCGCCACGGGTAGAGTGCGCCTTCGAGCTTCATCATGGCGCCACCATCCGGACTTCGTCAGCTGACGGCACGCGCATCTTCAACTGCTCGGAGGCCAGGTTCTCGATGCGGCTGGCAGCGGTCCAGGTACTCTGCTCAAGAATCAGCCGACCCCATTCGGCCTGAGCCTTGTCGCGCTCGTTCAATTCACCGTACAGAGTGTTGAGCAGTTGACGGTTCCAGTGCGCACTGTAGGACACGGCAATGGCCGAAACCAACACGCCGACGAACAGCAAAAGCATCAGGAAGCTTCCGCCTGGCAAGGGTTTGGCAAGTAGCCTGCTCACCGCAGCTTCTCCGCCACGCGCATCACGGCGCTACGCGACCGCGGGTTGGCCTTGAGCTCGGCCTCGGAGGCGAACTGAGCCTTGCCGATGAGCTTGATTTTCGGCTCGAAGACCTTGTGCTGAACCGGCAGGTTACGCGGCAGGTTGTCGGCCTCACCCTTCACCAGCTTGCGCATGAACAGTTTGACGATACGGTCTTCCAGCGAGTGGAAACTGATGACCGCCAGGCGACCACCGACTTCGAGCGCATCGAGCGCAGCCTCAAGGCCAGCCTCCAGGTCGCCCAGCTCGTTGTTGACGTGAATGCGAAGGCCTTGGAAGGCTCGGGTAGCCGGGTTCTTGCCCTTTTCCCATGCAGGGTTGGCCACTTTGAGCACCTCCGCCAGGTCGGCGGTACGGGTGAAGGGCTGCTTCTCACGACGCTCGACCACTGCACGCGCCATTCGCCCGGCAAAGCGTTCTTCGCCGTACTCCTTGAAGACGCGGGCGATTTCTTCAACAGGCGCAGTGGCGATGAACTCAGCGGCACTGACGCCCTGGTCCGGGTTCATGCGCATGTCCAGCGGGCCATCATTGAGGAAGCTGAAGCCACGCTCCGGGTCATCCAGCTGCGGCGAGGACACGCCCAGGTCCAGCAACACACCACTGACCTTGCCGTGCAGGCCGCGCGCTGCCACTTCCGCACCCAGCTCGGCAAAACTGCGCTGCACAATGACAAAGCGGCCGTCTTCGGCCGCCAGCGCTTGCCCCGTGGCAATCGCTTGTGGATCTTTGTCGAAGCCCAAGAGCCGCCCTTGCGGCCCGAGCTTGCTGAGTATCAGAC encodes:
- a CDS encoding UDP-N-acetylmuramoyl-L-alanyl-D-glutamate--2,6-diaminopimelate ligase; amino-acid sequence: MTMPLSKLFAHASRDPLIRELTLDSRSVRPGDLFLAVPGAKVDGREHIADALARGAAAVAYEEQGANVLPLTDVPLIPVKGLIAQLSDIAGRFYGEPSRQLNLVGVTGTNGKTSVTQLVAQALDLLGQRCGLIGTLGTGFYGELQSGRLTTPDPIAVQSTLNDLKKGGARAVAMEVSSHALEQGRVAALEFDIAVMTNLSRDHLDYHGSMEAYEAAKAKLFAWPSLRCQVVNLDDDFGRRLAADFARRPSVDHIETRLLSYSLESPEASLFCREAVFSDDGVRATLVTAQGERILRSQLLGRFNLSNMLAAVATLLALDYALDEILKVTPQLQGPVGRMQRLGGGDKPLVVVDYAHTPDALEKVLEALRPHAHGKLLCLFGCGGDRDRGKRPLMAEVAERLADRVLVTDDNPRTEDPSRIFDDIRPGFTRPDDVEFVAGRGEAIAHLIATAAANDVIVLAGKGHEDYQEINGERHDFSDLTEAEKALAAWEAPHA
- a CDS encoding peptidoglycan D,D-transpeptidase FtsI family protein; its protein translation is MKLEGALYPWRFRVVIGLLAIMVGAICWRIIDLQVVDRDFLKGQGDARSLRHIPIPAHRGLITDRNGEPLAVSTPVTTLWANPKEMQASKERWPQLAAALGQNPQQLIERLTQQANKEFIYLVRGLTPEQGQHVLDLKVPGVYGLEEFRRFYPAGDVTAHMVGFTDLDDHGREGVELAYEEWLAGVPGKRQVIKDRRGRLIKDIQVTKNAKAGKTLALSIDLRLQYLATRELRNAIAEQDAKAGSLVIMDVKTGEVLAMVNQPTYNPNNRRSMFPAAMRNRAIIDVFEPGSTVKPISMSAALQSGRWKPTDKVEVYPGSLQIGRYTIKDVSRSEGPILDLTGILINSSNVGMSKIAFDIGGEAIYRVMSQVGLGQYTGLGFPGERVGNLPNHREWRKAETATLSYGYGVSVTALQLVHAYAALANDGKMVPLSIIKVDKTPEAVQAIPKEVAETVQGMLQQVIEAPRGVFRAQVPFYHVAGKSGTARKATVGAKGYTENAYRSLFAGFGPMSDPRYAIVVVIDEPRKGGYFGGLVSAPVFSNVMSGTLRLMNVPPDNLPPPAPAPAVPSQVNAAAAKGGRG
- the ftsL gene encoding cell division protein FtsL; this translates as MSRLLAKPLPGGSFLMLLLFVGVLVSAIAVSYSAHWNRQLLNTLYGELNERDKAQAEWGRLILEQSTWTAASRIENLASEQLKMRVPSADEVRMVAP
- the rsmH gene encoding 16S rRNA (cytosine(1402)-N(4))-methyltransferase RsmH — translated: MTIDSGFNHITVLLDEAVEALALRADGCYLDGTFGRGGHSRLILSKLGPQGRLLGFDKDPQAIATGQALAAEDGRFVIVQRSFAELGAEVAARGLHGKVSGVLLDLGVSSPQLDDPERGFSFLNDGPLDMRMNPDQGVSAAEFIATAPVEEIARVFKEYGEERFAGRMARAVVERREKQPFTRTADLAEVLKVANPAWEKGKNPATRAFQGLRIHVNNELGDLEAGLEAALDALEVGGRLAVISFHSLEDRIVKLFMRKLVKGEADNLPRNLPVQHKVFEPKIKLIGKAQFASEAELKANPRSRSAVMRVAEKLR